A part of Streptomyces sp. DSM 40750 genomic DNA contains:
- a CDS encoding hemolysin family protein produces MSATLISGAVALVVVAWLAACAEAGIARVSSFRAEEAVRSGRRGSAGLAQIAADPTRYLNVALLVRVVCEMAAAALVTYACLQEFDATWEALAVAIGVMVLVSYVAVGVSPRTIGRQHPLNTATAAAYILLPLARVMGPIPSLLILIGNALTPGKGFRRGPFASEAELRALVDLAEKESLIEAEERRMVHSIFELGDTLVREVMVPRTDLVAIERYKTIRQALTLALRSGFSRIPVTGENEDDIVGIVYLKDLARKTHISRDAESELVSTAMRPAVFVPDTKNAGDLLREMQQERNHVAVVIDEYGGTAGIVTIEDILEEIVGEITDEYDRELPPVEDLGEDRYRVTARLDITDLGELYGLEAYDDEDVETVGGLLAKALGRVPIAGASSVVALPDERELRLTAEAAAGRRNKIVTVLVEPIGPAEPPEEETKPE; encoded by the coding sequence ATGAGCGCGACCCTCATCAGCGGTGCCGTCGCCCTGGTCGTCGTCGCCTGGCTCGCCGCCTGCGCGGAGGCGGGCATCGCGCGTGTCTCCAGCTTCCGCGCCGAGGAGGCCGTACGGTCCGGGCGGCGCGGCAGCGCAGGGCTCGCCCAGATCGCGGCCGACCCGACCCGCTATCTGAACGTCGCGCTGCTGGTGCGCGTGGTCTGCGAGATGGCCGCCGCCGCGCTCGTCACGTACGCCTGCCTGCAGGAGTTCGACGCGACGTGGGAGGCCCTGGCCGTCGCCATCGGCGTCATGGTCCTCGTCAGTTACGTGGCCGTCGGTGTCTCCCCGCGCACCATCGGCCGCCAGCACCCCCTGAACACGGCCACGGCGGCGGCGTACATCCTGCTGCCCCTGGCCCGAGTCATGGGCCCGATCCCGTCCCTCCTCATCCTGATCGGTAACGCGCTGACGCCCGGCAAGGGCTTCCGCCGGGGCCCCTTCGCCTCAGAGGCGGAGCTGCGCGCGCTGGTCGACCTCGCCGAGAAGGAGTCCCTGATCGAGGCCGAGGAGCGCCGTATGGTGCACTCGATCTTCGAGCTGGGCGACACCCTCGTCCGCGAGGTGATGGTCCCGCGCACCGACCTGGTCGCCATCGAGCGTTACAAGACCATCCGCCAGGCCCTGACCCTCGCCCTGCGGTCCGGCTTCTCGCGGATCCCGGTCACCGGCGAGAACGAGGACGACATCGTCGGGATCGTGTACCTGAAGGACCTGGCCCGTAAGACGCACATCAGCCGGGACGCCGAGAGCGAACTCGTGTCCACGGCCATGCGCCCCGCGGTCTTCGTCCCCGACACCAAGAACGCGGGTGACCTGCTCCGTGAGATGCAGCAGGAGCGCAACCACGTCGCCGTCGTGATCGACGAGTACGGCGGCACCGCCGGCATCGTCACCATCGAGGACATCCTTGAGGAGATCGTCGGCGAGATCACCGACGAGTACGACCGGGAACTCCCGCCCGTCGAGGACCTCGGCGAGGACCGCTACCGGGTCACCGCCCGCCTCGACATCACCGACCTCGGCGAGCTGTACGGCCTGGAGGCGTACGACGACGAGGACGTGGAGACCGTGGGCGGCCTCCTCGCCAAGGCCCTGGGCCGCGTCCCCATCGCCGGCGCCTCCTCGGTCGTCGCCCTCCCGGACGAGCGCGAGCTGCGCCTCACGGCGGAGGCCGCCGCCGGCCGCCGGAACAAGATCGTCACGGTACTGGTGGAGCCGATCGGCCCCGCCGAGCCGCCGGAGGAGGAGACGAAGCCGGAGTGA
- the ybeY gene encoding rRNA maturation RNase YbeY, whose translation MSIDVNNESGTEVDEQAILDIARYALARMRIHPLSELSVIVVDADAMEQLHIQWMDLPGPTDVMSFPMDELRPPSKDDDEPPHGLLGDIVLCPEVAEKQGKEADTQHSMDEELQLLTVHGVLHLLGYDHEEPDEKAEMFGLQAAIVDGWRAEKGHTGPSPAPTVS comes from the coding sequence ATGTCGATCGACGTCAACAACGAGTCCGGAACCGAGGTCGACGAGCAGGCGATCCTCGACATCGCCCGCTACGCGCTCGCACGGATGCGCATCCACCCGCTCTCCGAGCTCTCGGTGATCGTCGTGGACGCCGACGCCATGGAGCAGCTCCACATCCAGTGGATGGACCTCCCCGGTCCGACCGATGTCATGTCCTTCCCGATGGACGAGCTGCGTCCGCCGTCGAAGGACGACGACGAGCCGCCGCACGGTCTGCTCGGGGACATCGTGCTCTGCCCCGAGGTCGCCGAGAAGCAGGGCAAGGAAGCGGATACGCAGCACTCCATGGACGAGGAACTCCAGCTCCTCACCGTCCACGGGGTGCTGCACCTGCTCGGCTACGACCACGAGGAGCCGGACGAGAAGGCCGAGATGTTCGGCCTGCAGGCCGCCATCGTGGACGGCTGGCGCGCGGAGAAGGGCCACACCGGCCCCTCCCCGGCACCGACCGTGTCATGA
- a CDS encoding PhoH family protein has product MTQTPTAHTPAQGKARAQFTVPAAHPMVTVLGSGDSLLRVIEKAFPAVDIHVRGNEISAVGDAPEVALVQRLFDEMMLVLRTGQPMTEDAVERSIAMLRASENGKSDGQETPAEVLTQNILSSRGRTIRPKTLNQKRYVDAIDKHTVVFGIGPAGTGKTYLAMAKAVQALQSKQVNRIILTRPAVEAGERLGFLPGTLYEKIDPYLRPLYDALHDMLDPDSIPRLMAAGTIEVAPLAYMRGRTLNDAFIILDEAQNTSPEQMKMFLTRLGFDSKIVITGDVTQVDLPNGTKSGLRQVQDILEGLDDVHFSRLSSQDVVRHKLVGRIVDAYEKYDSQNGTENGTHKGARNKRK; this is encoded by the coding sequence ATGACTCAGACACCCACAGCTCACACCCCCGCGCAGGGCAAGGCGAGAGCGCAGTTCACCGTCCCCGCGGCGCACCCCATGGTGACCGTGCTGGGTTCCGGCGACTCCCTCCTGCGCGTGATCGAGAAGGCCTTCCCGGCGGTCGACATCCATGTCCGGGGCAATGAGATCAGCGCGGTCGGCGACGCCCCCGAAGTCGCTCTCGTCCAGCGCCTGTTCGACGAGATGATGCTGGTGCTCCGCACCGGTCAGCCGATGACGGAGGACGCAGTGGAACGCTCGATCGCCATGCTGAGGGCGAGCGAGAACGGGAAGAGCGACGGCCAGGAGACCCCGGCCGAAGTGCTGACACAGAACATCCTGTCCTCGCGCGGCCGCACCATCCGCCCCAAGACGCTCAACCAGAAGCGGTACGTCGACGCCATCGACAAGCACACCGTCGTCTTCGGCATCGGCCCCGCCGGCACCGGCAAGACCTACCTGGCCATGGCCAAGGCCGTCCAGGCCCTCCAGTCCAAGCAGGTCAACCGCATCATCCTGACCCGCCCGGCGGTCGAGGCCGGAGAGCGCCTGGGCTTCCTGCCCGGCACGCTCTACGAGAAGATCGACCCGTACCTGCGCCCGCTGTACGACGCGCTGCACGACATGCTCGACCCCGACTCGATCCCCAGGCTCATGGCCGCCGGGACGATCGAGGTCGCGCCCCTGGCGTACATGCGGGGACGCACGCTCAATGACGCCTTCATCATCCTCGACGAGGCCCAGAACACCTCCCCCGAGCAGATGAAGATGTTCCTCACCCGCCTCGGCTTCGACTCGAAGATCGTGATCACGGGTGACGTGACGCAGGTCGACCTGCCGAACGGCACGAAGTCCGGTCTGCGCCAGGTCCAGGACATCCTGGAGGGCCTCGACGACGTGCACTTCTCCCGGCTCTCGTCCCAGGATGTCGTACGGCACAAGCTGGTCGGCCGTATCGTCGACGCGTACGAGAAGTACGACAGCCAGAACGGTACGGAGAACGGCACCCACAAGGGCGCCCGTAACAAGCGGAAGTAG
- a CDS encoding IclR family transcriptional regulator, translating to MAETEDAGGAGSAGGVREVKSAARTVDLLELLAARGDRPARLQELADELRVPRSSMYALLQTLIGRGWVRTDTTGSLYGIGIHALLTGTSYLDSDPRVRAVRPYLDEASEALGETIHLARLDGMDVAYLATRESHEYLRTISRVGRRLPAHAGALGKALLAEHPDTELPEGPYEALTPHTHTTRDSLAADLAGVRARGYAVDREEGVPGIIGFGFALRSDTSPAQDAISCSVPSARLTPEHERRIVAVMREIRAKIEATSPGGAGAPIWS from the coding sequence ATGGCGGAGACAGAAGACGCAGGTGGCGCCGGGAGCGCCGGCGGCGTCCGCGAGGTGAAGTCGGCGGCGCGCACGGTCGACCTGCTGGAGCTGCTGGCCGCGCGCGGCGACCGGCCCGCGCGCCTCCAGGAGCTGGCGGACGAGCTCCGGGTCCCGCGCAGCTCGATGTACGCCCTGCTCCAGACCCTGATCGGCCGGGGCTGGGTCCGCACGGACACCACCGGCTCCCTGTACGGCATCGGCATCCACGCCCTGCTCACCGGCACCAGCTACCTGGACTCCGACCCGCGCGTACGCGCCGTACGGCCCTACCTCGACGAGGCCTCCGAGGCCCTCGGCGAGACCATCCACCTCGCCCGCCTGGACGGCATGGACGTCGCCTACCTGGCCACCCGCGAGTCCCACGAGTACCTGCGCACGATCAGCCGCGTCGGCCGCCGCCTCCCCGCCCACGCCGGCGCCCTCGGCAAGGCCCTCCTCGCCGAACACCCCGACACCGAGCTCCCCGAGGGCCCCTACGAAGCGCTCACCCCCCACACCCACACCACCCGCGACTCCCTCGCCGCCGATCTCGCCGGCGTCCGCGCCCGCGGCTACGCCGTCGACCGCGAGGAGGGCGTCCCCGGCATCATCGGCTTCGGCTTCGCCCTCCGCTCCGACACCAGCCCCGCCCAGGACGCCATCAGCTGCTCGGTCCCGTCGGCCCGCCTGACCCCGGAACACGAGCGCCGGATCGTGGCGGTGATGAGGGAGATCCGCGCGAAGATCGAGGCGACGAGCCCGGGCGGGGCAGGGGCGCCGATATGGAGTTGA
- a CDS encoding glucarate dehydratase family protein: MTATRDLTITEVRLTPILVADPPLLNTQGVHQPYTPRLIVEVVTADGITGVGETYGDTKYLELARPFAAKLVGRAVSDLNGLFVVADEVAVDRSRVSGQVDVGGLRGVQTADKLRLSVVSGFEVACLDALGKALGLPVHGLLGGKVRDAVEYSAYLFYKWADHPEGVRAEKDDWGAAVDPAGVVEQARKFKERYGFTSFKLKGGVFPPDEEIAAIRALAGAFPGHPLRLDPNGAWSVGTSLNVADALGDVLEYLEDPALGTDAMAEVAAHTSVPLATNMCVTTFAEIEEAFTKDAVQVVLSDHHYWGGLRNTRELAAICRTFGVGVSMHSNTHLGISLAAMTHVASTVPDLHHACDSHYPWQSEDVLTSRLTFEGGSVHVPDTPGLGVELDRDRLEFLHRRWLEDDGSLRDRDDAAAMRVADPAWTTPTVPRW, translated from the coding sequence GTGACCGCGACCCGCGACCTGACCATCACCGAGGTCCGGCTGACCCCGATCCTGGTCGCCGACCCGCCGCTGCTGAACACGCAGGGCGTGCACCAGCCGTACACGCCACGGCTGATCGTGGAGGTCGTCACCGCCGACGGGATCACGGGGGTGGGTGAGACGTACGGCGACACCAAGTACCTCGAACTGGCCCGACCGTTCGCGGCGAAGCTGGTGGGGCGTGCGGTCAGCGACCTGAACGGGCTGTTCGTGGTCGCCGACGAGGTGGCGGTCGACCGGTCACGGGTCTCCGGGCAGGTCGATGTGGGCGGTCTGCGCGGTGTCCAGACCGCCGACAAGCTGCGGCTGTCGGTCGTGTCGGGGTTCGAGGTCGCCTGTCTCGACGCGCTGGGCAAGGCGCTGGGGCTGCCCGTGCACGGGCTGCTCGGGGGCAAGGTGCGGGACGCGGTGGAGTACAGCGCGTATCTCTTCTACAAGTGGGCGGACCATCCGGAGGGTGTGCGGGCGGAGAAGGACGACTGGGGTGCGGCCGTGGATCCGGCCGGAGTCGTCGAGCAGGCCCGGAAGTTCAAGGAGCGGTACGGGTTCACGTCGTTCAAGCTCAAGGGGGGTGTCTTCCCGCCGGACGAGGAGATCGCCGCGATCCGTGCCCTGGCCGGGGCGTTCCCCGGGCATCCGCTGCGGCTCGACCCCAACGGGGCCTGGTCCGTGGGGACCTCGCTGAACGTGGCGGACGCGCTGGGCGACGTACTCGAATACCTGGAGGACCCGGCGCTCGGCACGGACGCCATGGCCGAGGTCGCGGCGCACACGTCCGTCCCGCTCGCGACCAACATGTGTGTGACGACCTTCGCGGAGATCGAGGAGGCGTTCACGAAGGACGCCGTCCAGGTCGTCCTCTCCGACCACCACTACTGGGGCGGCCTGCGCAACACCCGCGAACTGGCCGCCATCTGCCGCACCTTCGGCGTCGGGGTCTCCATGCACTCCAACACCCACCTCGGCATCAGCCTCGCCGCGATGACCCACGTGGCGTCCACGGTGCCCGACCTCCACCACGCCTGCGACTCCCACTATCCCTGGCAGTCCGAGGACGTACTCACCTCACGCCTCACCTTCGAGGGCGGTTCGGTACACGTCCCCGACACACCGGGCCTCGGTGTCGAACTCGACCGGGACAGACTGGAGTTCCTGCACCGGCGGTGGCTTGAGGACGACGGTTCCCTGAGGGACCGCGACGACGCGGCGGCGATGCGCGTCGCAGACCCGGCGTGGACCACCCCGACCGTGCCACGCTGGTGA
- a CDS encoding carbohydrate kinase family protein, translated as MTAFKGERPHRPQVDPLRDLRAPADPPWDVYLTGTVFLDIIFTGLDSAPVRGTESWARGMGSSPGGVANMATALARLGLKTSLAAAFGDDHYGEYCWDALEQGEGIDLSTSRTVPGWHSPVTVSMAYEGERTMVSHGHEAPPEESAPECPPHARAAVASLTPGVRAPWITQAASKGTRIFADVGWDETGAWDLAGLADLAHCEAFLPNAQEAMLYTRAECPRAAARALTDQVPMAVVTLGAEGAYAVDGRTGETAEVPAIAVEAMDPTGAGDVFVAGFVTGTLADWPLADRLAFAGLTAALSVQEFGGSLSAPGWAEIAAWWRRVQSLDGQDPTALRRYAFLEDLLPKEHVGPWPLRRAVPTIGFRRSA; from the coding sequence GTGACCGCGTTCAAGGGAGAGCGACCGCACCGGCCCCAGGTCGACCCGCTGAGGGACCTGAGAGCGCCGGCCGACCCGCCCTGGGACGTGTATCTGACAGGCACCGTCTTCCTCGACATCATCTTCACCGGCCTCGACTCCGCCCCGGTGCGCGGCACGGAGTCCTGGGCGCGCGGAATGGGGTCGAGCCCCGGCGGCGTGGCGAACATGGCCACGGCCCTGGCCCGCCTCGGCCTGAAGACCTCCCTCGCCGCGGCCTTCGGCGACGACCACTACGGGGAGTACTGCTGGGACGCCCTGGAGCAGGGCGAGGGCATCGACCTCTCCACCTCCCGCACGGTCCCCGGCTGGCACTCCCCGGTCACCGTCTCCATGGCGTACGAGGGCGAGCGCACGATGGTCTCCCACGGCCACGAGGCGCCCCCGGAGGAGTCCGCGCCGGAGTGCCCGCCCCACGCACGCGCCGCCGTCGCCTCTCTCACGCCCGGCGTACGCGCCCCCTGGATCACCCAGGCCGCGAGCAAGGGCACCCGGATCTTCGCGGACGTCGGCTGGGACGAGACCGGCGCCTGGGACCTGGCGGGGCTCGCCGATCTCGCCCACTGCGAGGCGTTCCTGCCCAACGCGCAGGAGGCGATGCTGTACACCCGCGCAGAGTGTCCCCGGGCAGCCGCGCGCGCCCTCACCGACCAGGTCCCGATGGCCGTGGTGACGCTCGGCGCGGAGGGCGCGTACGCCGTGGACGGCCGGACCGGCGAGACGGCGGAGGTGCCGGCGATCGCCGTGGAGGCCATGGACCCCACGGGCGCGGGTGATGTGTTCGTCGCCGGTTTCGTCACCGGCACCCTGGCGGACTGGCCGCTGGCGGACCGGCTGGCCTTCGCGGGCCTGACCGCCGCGCTGTCGGTCCAGGAGTTCGGCGGTTCGCTCTCGGCCCCCGGCTGGGCAGAGATCGCCGCGTGGTGGCGCCGGGTGCAGTCCCTGGACGGCCAGGACCCCACGGCCCTGCGCCGGTACGCCTTCCTGGAGGACCTCCTCCCGAAGGAACACGTCGGCCCCTGGCCGCTGCGCCGCGCCGTCCCCACGATCGGCTTCCGCCGCTCGGCCTGA
- a CDS encoding MFS transporter: MSPRTTTPPWPLVALFTAGYLAAYLLPTTVGRLDAALPLTTTEAGAIGSALLLGSATAGFTLAAQVERVGPRRLARAGLLLAAAGYGTAALTTALPAVVAGAVLGGFGSGTATAVAATGIAAQRDPHRASTLGLLSVSALAGTLYLTIPQLGPGHGLPLAALALTALLALPATTRLAAPVVTTQVTRERGPLPHLRHGLTLAVTLLLWSLAQNSLWGVSGRIGTTQAGLTEVTVGAVFAMALGAGLLGVIGASALGARFGRALPIGAGTALIAGCIALSANATDLPTFATGEIAWNTLYPVVLSYLIGLAASLDPRGRWAVLIGSASSLGTAAGPLVGSLLSAHAGYPAMGAILAVGLLLITAPMTWVALRATTPTTEHARYQERGEVRATAEQPQYGPAA, translated from the coding sequence GTGTCCCCCCGCACCACCACCCCGCCCTGGCCTCTCGTCGCCCTTTTCACGGCCGGGTATCTCGCCGCGTACCTCCTGCCCACCACCGTCGGCAGACTCGACGCGGCCCTCCCCCTCACCACCACCGAGGCCGGCGCCATCGGCAGTGCCCTGCTGCTCGGTTCGGCCACGGCGGGCTTCACGCTCGCCGCTCAGGTGGAACGCGTCGGCCCCCGCCGCCTGGCCCGCGCGGGCCTGCTGCTCGCCGCCGCCGGCTACGGCACCGCCGCACTCACCACGGCCCTGCCCGCAGTGGTCGCGGGCGCGGTCCTCGGCGGCTTCGGCTCCGGTACGGCGACCGCCGTGGCCGCGACCGGGATCGCCGCGCAGCGCGACCCCCACCGCGCGTCGACGCTCGGCCTCTTGAGCGTCTCGGCGCTGGCCGGCACGCTGTATCTGACGATCCCCCAGCTGGGCCCCGGCCACGGCCTCCCGCTCGCCGCCCTCGCCCTCACGGCCCTGCTCGCCCTCCCGGCGACCACCCGTCTCGCCGCCCCGGTGGTCACCACCCAGGTCACCCGGGAACGGGGGCCGCTCCCGCACCTCCGCCACGGTCTGACCCTCGCCGTCACGCTCCTCCTGTGGTCCCTGGCCCAGAACTCCCTCTGGGGCGTCAGCGGCCGTATCGGCACCACCCAGGCCGGACTCACCGAGGTGACGGTCGGCGCGGTCTTCGCGATGGCGCTCGGCGCGGGCCTGCTCGGGGTGATCGGGGCGAGTGCGCTGGGCGCCCGCTTCGGCCGCGCGCTCCCCATCGGCGCCGGCACCGCCCTCATCGCCGGGTGCATCGCGCTCAGCGCCAACGCGACCGACCTGCCGACCTTCGCGACGGGCGAGATCGCCTGGAACACGCTCTACCCGGTCGTCCTGTCGTACCTCATCGGCCTCGCCGCGTCCCTCGACCCGCGCGGCCGCTGGGCGGTCCTCATCGGCTCCGCGTCCTCGCTGGGCACGGCCGCCGGCCCCCTCGTCGGCAGCCTGCTCTCCGCCCACGCCGGCTACCCGGCGATGGGGGCGATCCTGGCCGTGGGCCTCCTCCTCATCACGGCCCCCATGACCTGGGTGGCCCTGCGCGCGACGACCCCCACGACGGAACACGCCCGCTACCAGGAGCGGGGCGAGGTCCGGGCGACAGCCGAGCAGCCGCAGTACGGCCCGGCGGCCTGA
- a CDS encoding adenosine deaminase, producing the protein MSLPKAELHLHIEGTLEPELAFALAARNGVSLPYADTDELRKAYEFEDLQSFLNLYYELMAVLRTEQDFADLADAYLARAAAQGVRHAEIFFDPQAHIARGVGMGTVVEGLWRALGRSEETHGVSTQLILCFLRDESAASALDTLEAAKPYLDRIVGIGLDSAEVGHPPVKFREVYEAAAALGLRRVAHAGEEGPPEYITEALDVLGVERVDHGLRCMEDPALVERLVRERIPLTLCPLSNVRLRTVDTLAAHPLPAMLDAGLLCTVNSDDPAYFGGYAGDNFDAVRQTLGLGEDRLRELARNSFTASFLEHDEERRARYLAEVDAYEFG; encoded by the coding sequence ATGTCCCTCCCCAAGGCTGAACTGCACCTGCACATCGAAGGAACCCTGGAGCCGGAGCTGGCCTTCGCGCTGGCCGCCAGGAACGGGGTCTCGCTGCCGTACGCGGACACGGACGAGCTCCGCAAGGCGTACGAGTTCGAGGACCTCCAGTCCTTTCTGAACCTGTACTACGAGCTGATGGCCGTCCTCCGCACCGAGCAGGACTTCGCGGACCTCGCCGACGCCTATCTCGCCCGCGCCGCCGCCCAGGGCGTACGGCACGCGGAGATCTTCTTCGACCCGCAGGCCCATATCGCGCGGGGCGTGGGGATGGGGACGGTCGTCGAGGGGCTGTGGCGGGCGCTGGGCAGGAGCGAGGAGACGCACGGTGTCTCCACCCAGCTGATCCTCTGCTTCCTGCGGGACGAGTCCGCCGCGTCGGCCCTCGACACCCTGGAGGCCGCGAAGCCGTATCTCGACCGGATCGTCGGGATCGGGCTGGACTCCGCCGAGGTCGGGCATCCGCCGGTCAAGTTCCGTGAGGTGTACGAGGCGGCCGCCGCGCTCGGGCTGCGGCGCGTGGCGCACGCGGGGGAGGAGGGGCCGCCGGAGTACATCACCGAGGCCCTCGACGTCCTCGGCGTCGAGCGCGTCGACCACGGGCTCCGGTGCATGGAGGACCCGGCCCTCGTCGAGCGGCTGGTGCGCGAGCGGATCCCGCTGACGCTGTGTCCGCTGTCGAACGTCCGGCTGCGGACCGTCGACACCCTCGCCGCCCACCCCCTGCCCGCCATGCTCGACGCGGGCCTGCTGTGCACGGTCAACTCCGACGACCCCGCGTACTTCGGCGGGTACGCAGGTGACAACTTCGACGCCGTACGGCAGACGCTGGGCCTCGGCGAGGACAGGCTGCGCGAACTGGCCCGCAACTCCTTCACGGCCTCCTTCCTGGAGCACGACGAGGAGCGGCGGGCCCGGTATCTCGCCGAGGTGGACGCGTACGAGTTCGGGTGA
- a CDS encoding ribonuclease Z, which translates to MSVRELVVLGTASQVPTRHRNHNGYLLRWDGEGLLFDPGEGTQRQMLRAGVAAHDLNRICVTHFHGDHSLGLAGVIQRINLDRVPHDVTAHYPRSGQRFFDRLRYATAYRETVRIVENPVEGEGGALALTPSYTLDARKLSHPVESYGYRLVEPDGRRMLPERLAERGIKGPDIGRIQREGALGDVSLDDVSEVRRGQRFAFVMDTRLCDGVYALADAADMLVIESTFLNEDIELAVDHGHLTAGQAASVARDCGVRHLVLTHFSQRYSEPEEFERQARAAGFEGELTVAHDLLRVALPKRR; encoded by the coding sequence GTGTCCGTACGTGAATTGGTGGTCCTCGGCACCGCCAGCCAGGTCCCGACCCGGCACCGCAACCACAACGGCTATCTGCTCCGCTGGGACGGGGAGGGGCTGCTCTTCGACCCGGGAGAGGGCACCCAGCGGCAGATGCTGCGCGCCGGGGTCGCCGCGCACGACCTGAACCGCATATGTGTCACCCACTTCCATGGGGATCATTCGCTGGGCCTCGCCGGCGTCATCCAGCGGATCAATCTCGATCGTGTGCCCCATGACGTCACCGCCCACTACCCGCGCTCCGGGCAGCGGTTCTTCGACCGGCTGCGGTACGCCACCGCGTACCGGGAGACGGTCCGGATCGTCGAGAACCCGGTCGAGGGGGAGGGCGGGGCGCTGGCCCTCACCCCCTCGTACACGCTCGACGCGCGCAAGCTCTCTCACCCCGTCGAGTCGTACGGGTACCGGCTCGTCGAGCCCGACGGGCGCCGCATGCTGCCCGAGCGGCTCGCCGAACGCGGGATCAAGGGGCCGGACATCGGGCGCATTCAGCGGGAGGGTGCCCTGGGCGACGTCTCGCTCGACGACGTGAGCGAGGTGCGGCGCGGCCAGCGGTTCGCCTTCGTCATGGACACGCGGTTGTGCGACGGGGTCTACGCCCTCGCCGACGCGGCCGACATGCTCGTCATCGAGTCCACGTTCCTGAACGAGGACATCGAACTCGCCGTCGACCACGGTCATTTGACGGCCGGTCAGGCCGCCTCGGTCGCCCGTGACTGCGGCGTACGGCATCTCGTGCTCACCCACTTCAGCCAGCGGTACTCCGAGCCGGAGGAGTTCGAGCGGCAGGCGCGGGCCGCCGGGTTCGAGGGGGAGCTGACCGTGGCGCACGACCTGTTGAGGGTGGCGCTTCCAAAACGTCGGTAG